One Vibrio sp. CDRSL-10 TSBA genomic region harbors:
- a CDS encoding pyridoxal phosphate-dependent aminotransferase produces MQNIGMSSKLDNVCYDIRGPVLKHAKRMEEEGQKILKLNIGNPAPFGFDAPDEILVDVIRNLPTSQGYCDSKGIYSARKAVVQHYQKKGIRSLDVEDVYIGNGASELIVMAMQALLNNGDEMLVPAPDYPLWTAAVALSGGKAVHYLCDEQADWYPSLDDIKKKITPNTRGIVLINPNNPTGAVYSRDFLLEVIEIARKHKLIIFADEIYDKVLYDGATHTSVATLTEDVLVVTFNGLSKAYRVCGFRGGWMFLTGPKHQASGYISGLDMLASMRLCANVPMQHAIQTALGGYQSINELILPGGRLLEQRDRAWELINQIPGVSCVKPKGAMYLFPKIDTKKYSIKDDQRMVLDFLKQEKVLLVQGTGFNWPKPDHVRIVTLPHVEDLEVAIGRFERFLSTYSQ; encoded by the coding sequence ATGCAAAATATCGGGATGTCGTCAAAACTCGATAATGTCTGCTATGACATTCGAGGACCAGTGCTCAAACATGCTAAGCGCATGGAAGAAGAAGGGCAGAAAATACTAAAGCTTAATATCGGCAACCCGGCCCCGTTTGGTTTCGACGCCCCGGATGAAATCCTGGTCGACGTAATTCGCAATCTGCCAACCTCGCAAGGTTACTGTGATTCCAAAGGTATCTACTCGGCACGTAAAGCAGTCGTTCAGCACTACCAGAAAAAAGGCATCCGCTCTCTGGATGTCGAAGATGTTTATATCGGCAACGGCGCATCCGAACTGATCGTGATGGCGATGCAGGCGCTGCTGAACAACGGTGATGAAATGCTGGTTCCTGCCCCGGATTACCCGCTCTGGACCGCCGCTGTTGCGCTGTCCGGCGGTAAAGCGGTGCACTACCTGTGTGATGAGCAAGCCGACTGGTATCCGTCACTCGACGACATCAAGAAAAAGATTACGCCGAACACGCGTGGCATCGTCCTGATCAACCCGAACAACCCGACCGGCGCGGTATACAGCCGTGACTTCCTACTGGAAGTTATTGAAATCGCACGTAAGCATAAACTGATTATCTTTGCAGACGAAATCTATGACAAAGTCCTGTACGACGGTGCGACCCACACGTCGGTGGCGACGCTGACCGAAGATGTCCTGGTTGTGACCTTCAATGGCCTGTCCAAAGCCTACCGTGTTTGTGGTTTCCGTGGCGGCTGGATGTTCCTGACCGGACCAAAACATCAGGCCAGCGGCTATATCTCCGGATTGGATATGCTGGCCTCGATGCGTTTGTGTGCCAACGTACCAATGCAGCACGCGATCCAGACTGCTCTGGGCGGCTATCAGAGTATCAATGAATTGATCCTGCCGGGCGGACGTCTGCTTGAGCAGCGTGACCGAGCCTGGGAACTGATTAACCAGATCCCGGGGGTATCGTGTGTGAAGCCGAAAGGCGCTATGTATCTGTTCCCGAAAATTGATACCAAAAAATACAGCATTAAAGACGATCAGCGCATGGTACTCGACTTCCTGAAACAGGAAAAAGTCCTGCTGGTACAGGGTACCGGCTTCAACTGGCCGAAACCGGACCACGTACGCATCGTGACCCTGCCGCATGTTGAAGATCTGGAAGTGGCGATCGGCCGTTTTGAGCGTTTCCTGAGCACTTACAGCCAATAA